In a single window of the Blastopirellula retiformator genome:
- the ligA gene encoding NAD-dependent DNA ligase LigA → MAAVQEEIDQLRAEIRRHDRMYYVEARPEITDLEYDKLLNRLKHLEAENPQLVTPDSPTQRIGDAPVEHLTQVAHRVPMLSIDNTYSLEELRAYGERIQKLLPDEKIEWVVELKIDGVAVSLLYENGLLVRGTTRGNGQIGDDITHNVRTIKDIPLQLTGDHVPPVVEVRGEIYMTNDELSRINKRLAEADEALYKNTRNVTAGSIRLLDPRICAGRNLRMFSHGVGYVEGLQSQSHIEFLNELKGYGLPPTPNVEAFPDFEAAVAHCETLVESLDDLPFEVDGLVLKVNRLDQRERLGSTTKSPRWLIAYKFEKYEAITKLNEIRVQVGKTGTITPVAELTPVELAGTTVSRSSLHNAEQIERLDIRVGDVVVVEKAGKIIPHIVRVEMHERRTDLPKFEFPTECPICGTTLVKDEGGVYIRCPNRETCPAQLKERIRYFATRNAMDIEGLGDKLVDLLVAEEIVSSYGDLYRLTAEQLSGLERMGKKSSENLVAAIEGSKQRGLARLLNALSIRHVGGRVSQLLARHFVTVDEIIAASEEEIAAVDEIGPIIATSVHHFFASEFGQETIADLRELGLKMSEDVPDAGAEAEGALAGKTLVVTGTLSKYGRDEIQELIAKHGGKATSSVSKKTDYVVAGEKAGSKLAKAQQLGVKVLSEDEFEALLAGGRSPQVN, encoded by the coding sequence ATGGCAGCCGTTCAAGAAGAGATCGATCAACTGCGGGCCGAGATCCGCCGCCACGATCGGATGTACTATGTCGAGGCCCGCCCCGAGATCACCGATCTCGAGTACGACAAGCTGCTCAATCGTCTGAAACATCTCGAGGCCGAGAATCCGCAGCTGGTGACGCCGGACAGTCCGACGCAGCGGATTGGCGATGCGCCGGTCGAGCATCTCACCCAAGTGGCGCATCGGGTGCCGATGCTGTCGATCGACAACACCTACAGCCTGGAAGAGCTGCGGGCCTATGGCGAGCGAATCCAGAAGCTGCTGCCCGACGAGAAGATCGAGTGGGTGGTCGAGCTGAAGATCGACGGCGTCGCCGTGTCGCTGTTGTATGAGAATGGACTGCTCGTCCGCGGCACGACGCGCGGCAATGGTCAGATCGGCGATGATATCACGCACAACGTCCGGACGATCAAAGACATTCCGCTGCAGCTGACCGGCGATCACGTGCCGCCGGTGGTCGAGGTCCGCGGCGAAATCTACATGACCAACGACGAACTGTCGCGGATCAACAAGCGCCTGGCCGAAGCGGACGAAGCGCTCTACAAGAACACGCGGAACGTGACCGCCGGCAGCATTCGTTTGCTTGATCCGAGAATCTGCGCCGGTCGCAACCTGCGGATGTTCAGTCATGGCGTCGGCTATGTCGAAGGGCTGCAGAGCCAATCGCATATCGAGTTCTTGAACGAGCTGAAGGGTTATGGTTTGCCGCCGACGCCCAACGTCGAGGCGTTTCCGGACTTCGAAGCGGCGGTGGCGCACTGCGAGACGCTGGTCGAGTCGCTCGACGACTTGCCGTTTGAAGTCGACGGACTGGTGCTGAAGGTCAATCGTCTTGATCAGCGCGAACGACTCGGAAGTACGACCAAGAGCCCGCGGTGGTTGATCGCCTACAAGTTTGAAAAGTACGAAGCGATCACCAAGCTGAACGAAATCCGCGTGCAGGTTGGCAAGACCGGGACGATTACGCCGGTTGCCGAACTGACGCCGGTCGAGCTGGCCGGGACGACCGTATCGCGATCGAGCCTGCACAATGCCGAGCAGATCGAGCGGCTCGACATTCGGGTCGGCGACGTGGTGGTGGTCGAAAAGGCGGGGAAGATCATCCCGCATATCGTTCGGGTCGAAATGCACGAGCGCAGGACCGATCTGCCGAAGTTTGAGTTTCCGACCGAATGTCCGATCTGCGGCACGACGCTGGTCAAAGACGAAGGGGGCGTCTACATCCGCTGCCCCAATCGCGAAACCTGCCCGGCGCAGCTAAAAGAACGGATCCGCTATTTCGCCACCCGCAACGCGATGGATATCGAAGGGCTGGGAGACAAGCTGGTCGATCTGTTAGTGGCCGAAGAAATCGTCAGCAGCTACGGCGATCTCTATCGACTGACCGCCGAGCAGTTGTCGGGGCTGGAACGGATGGGGAAGAAGTCGAGCGAAAACCTGGTGGCGGCGATCGAAGGAAGCAAACAGCGGGGACTGGCCCGACTGCTCAATGCGCTGTCGATTCGCCATGTCGGCGGACGGGTCTCCCAACTGCTGGCCCGGCATTTTGTCACGGTTGACGAGATCATCGCCGCCTCGGAAGAGGAAATCGCCGCTGTCGACGAGATTGGCCCGATTATCGCGACCAGCGTCCACCACTTTTTCGCCAGCGAGTTTGGCCAGGAGACCATCGCCGATTTGCGCGAGCTGGGGCTGAAGATGAGCGAAGACGTGCCGGACGCGGGCGCCGAAGCGGAAGGGGCGCTGGCCGGAAAGACGTTGGTGGTGACCGGGACGCTATCCAAGTACGGCCGGGACGAGATCCAAGAGCTGATCGCCAAACATGGGGGGAAGGCGACCTCCAGCGTTTCCAAAAAGACCGACTATGTCGTGGCGGGCGAAAAGGCGGGCAGCAAGCTGGCGAAGGCCCAACAATTGGGGGTGAAGGTGCTGTCGGAGGACGAATTTGAGGCTCTATTAGCTGGCGGTCGATCCCCCCAAGTCAACTGA
- a CDS encoding AraC family transcriptional regulator, translating into MKNIAVLIETSTGWGSGMVHGVSSYLDGCGENWNVFLEPRGKFEPLRLPKGWRGDGVIARVNNAELADEILQAGLPCVNVSWYEYGQGTIARCTLDEEESGRLAAKYYLEKKYAHFAYCGSPWRPNYDDLFGRAYSQALNAAGYDCHHYPASGIDREQPWINQLRQLGDWLTKLPKPCGVLAIDTQTSRQLIDAAKLADLGVPETIAVLAGEYDELASRITRPKLSMLDNAAHSVGYHAAELLDRMLKGEAGGGELVTIKPTNVISEKSTDWTVLPDERLVRALRFVRDNFHRPIQVADLAEQAGTSRRLLEKLFDRHLNVTPSRQISLVRLEEAKHLLDRSVLPMSEIAARCGFDSPEVMCRVFQREAKTSPSEYRRTRRGA; encoded by the coding sequence ATGAAAAACATCGCCGTTCTGATTGAAACGTCGACCGGCTGGGGTTCGGGCATGGTCCACGGCGTCTCGAGCTATCTGGATGGCTGTGGCGAAAATTGGAACGTCTTCCTGGAACCTCGCGGCAAGTTTGAACCGTTGCGGCTTCCCAAGGGTTGGCGCGGGGATGGCGTCATCGCGCGGGTCAACAACGCCGAGTTGGCGGACGAGATCCTGCAAGCCGGCCTGCCTTGCGTCAACGTCTCGTGGTACGAATACGGCCAAGGAACGATCGCCCGCTGCACGCTGGACGAGGAAGAGAGCGGACGCCTGGCGGCGAAATACTATTTGGAAAAGAAGTACGCCCACTTCGCCTATTGCGGCTCTCCCTGGCGCCCCAATTACGATGACCTGTTTGGCCGCGCCTATTCTCAAGCGCTGAACGCGGCAGGTTACGATTGCCATCACTATCCGGCCAGCGGCATTGATCGCGAGCAACCTTGGATCAACCAGCTGCGGCAACTTGGCGACTGGCTGACGAAGCTTCCCAAGCCCTGCGGCGTGTTGGCGATCGACACGCAGACGTCGCGGCAGTTGATCGACGCCGCCAAACTGGCCGATCTGGGCGTGCCTGAGACGATCGCCGTCTTGGCAGGCGAGTACGACGAACTGGCCAGTCGCATTACCCGCCCCAAATTGTCGATGCTCGACAACGCCGCCCACAGCGTTGGCTATCATGCGGCCGAATTGCTCGACCGCATGCTCAAGGGAGAAGCCGGCGGAGGCGAATTGGTCACGATCAAGCCGACCAACGTGATTTCGGAAAAGTCGACCGACTGGACCGTACTGCCGGATGAGCGCCTTGTCCGGGCGCTCCGTTTCGTCCGCGACAACTTTCATCGACCGATCCAGGTAGCCGATCTGGCCGAACAGGCAGGTACGTCGCGGCGCCTGCTCGAGAAATTGTTCGACCGCCATCTGAACGTCACGCCGAGCCGGCAGATCTCGCTGGTTCGTCTCGAAGAGGCGAAGCATCTGCTTGATCGCTCGGTGCTGCCGATGTCGGAAATTGCGGCGCGCTGCGGTTTCGACTCGCCCGAGGTGATGTGCCGCGTTTTCCAGCGCGAAGCGAAGACGTCTCCCTCCGAATACCGCCGCACCAGGCGAGGCGCATGA
- a CDS encoding class I SAM-dependent methyltransferase, producing MTAKVRAFLSDTDDYRVAFETFLANTDQKVNARAWMDAEIQKLDDTDLLVDAGAGNGELTKYLVERFGSVVAIEPNPFLLDQLKADYPDVLTVADGILAAKVPPQSASLAICSHVFYYIPPDQWQVNLEKIASWLKPGAKAWIILQSGDTDCMAMRAHFGEQTFSLEPVREEFVKEQGDAYDAVMHSIDAHITTKNLKDAYVIAEFMMNMLPLESPPDAVDLEAYVEQYFAESPTSYRFSCTQNVLELTRK from the coding sequence ATGACCGCCAAAGTTCGCGCTTTTCTCTCCGACACCGACGACTACCGCGTCGCCTTCGAGACCTTTCTCGCCAACACCGATCAAAAGGTCAACGCGCGGGCCTGGATGGATGCCGAGATCCAGAAGCTGGACGACACCGATCTGCTGGTCGACGCCGGGGCTGGCAATGGCGAACTGACCAAGTACCTGGTCGAACGATTCGGGTCGGTGGTCGCGATCGAGCCGAATCCGTTTCTACTAGACCAGTTGAAAGCCGATTACCCCGATGTCTTGACGGTCGCCGATGGGATTCTGGCCGCCAAGGTTCCGCCGCAGTCGGCCAGCTTGGCGATTTGCTCGCACGTTTTCTACTACATTCCGCCCGACCAGTGGCAAGTGAACCTGGAGAAAATCGCCTCGTGGCTGAAGCCAGGCGCCAAGGCCTGGATTATCTTGCAAAGCGGCGATACCGACTGCATGGCAATGCGGGCTCACTTCGGCGAGCAAACCTTTTCGCTAGAGCCGGTACGCGAAGAGTTCGTCAAAGAGCAGGGCGACGCCTACGATGCAGTGATGCATTCGATCGACGCACACATTACGACCAAGAACTTGAAAGACGCCTACGTGATCGCCGAGTTCATGATGAACATGCTGCCGTTAGAGTCTCCCCCCGACGCCGTCGACCTGGAAGCGTATGTGGAACAATACTTCGCCGAGTCGCCCACCAGCTATCGGTTCTCTTGTACGCAGAATGTGTTGGAGCTGACGCGGAAATAA
- a CDS encoding DUF5690 family protein, with protein sequence MNHTYGNQFLRDRLQNAGPTRIALFASITSFCVYFCMYAFRKPFAVATYDGYEFAETGVELKTALVLSQLFGYVLSKYVGVKFCSQLRRERLMIAIIALILIAQAALLAFAVAPGNWKVAAIFFNGLPLGMVWGLAMRYLEGRRSTEFLVATLSCSYIVATGLVKDVGKRMLDYWAVDPFWMPFCVGALFLTPLVLSTWLLDAVPEPDLDDEAERSKRTAMTGSDQWAFLAHFSLGLIVLTFVYVLLTAFRDFRDNYAIEILKEINLAKIPGIFTTIEFVIAVVVTLTLAGLSFFRRNSHALLATFAIMTFGTVMLGASTLLWKAGWLNGLAWMILVGLGAYLAYVPYSVLFERVFAVTRATGSSVFAIYLIDSCGYTGSAAMQLYKDLWHAEKSRLSFFTDFALAMSVIGLVSLLYCGWYFIREEKRSRESVQNSSSPADGEPA encoded by the coding sequence ATGAACCACACCTATGGCAATCAGTTCCTCCGCGATCGCCTCCAAAATGCCGGTCCGACCAGAATTGCGCTCTTTGCGTCGATCACGTCGTTTTGCGTCTACTTCTGTATGTACGCGTTCCGCAAGCCGTTTGCCGTGGCGACCTACGACGGCTACGAATTTGCCGAAACCGGCGTCGAGCTAAAGACGGCGCTCGTCCTTAGCCAACTATTCGGGTACGTCTTGTCCAAGTATGTCGGCGTCAAATTTTGCTCACAGTTGCGGCGCGAACGGCTGATGATTGCAATTATTGCGTTGATCTTGATCGCCCAAGCGGCGTTACTGGCGTTCGCCGTGGCGCCGGGCAACTGGAAAGTCGCCGCCATCTTCTTTAATGGATTGCCGCTGGGCATGGTTTGGGGACTGGCGATGCGGTACCTCGAGGGGCGACGCTCGACCGAATTCCTGGTTGCGACCCTCAGTTGCTCGTACATTGTGGCGACCGGACTGGTCAAAGATGTCGGCAAGCGGATGCTCGACTACTGGGCGGTCGATCCCTTTTGGATGCCGTTTTGCGTCGGCGCTCTGTTTCTGACGCCGCTGGTTCTTTCGACCTGGTTGCTGGACGCCGTGCCGGAGCCTGACTTGGATGACGAAGCGGAACGCTCGAAACGTACTGCGATGACCGGCAGCGACCAATGGGCGTTTCTCGCCCACTTTTCGCTGGGGCTGATCGTATTGACGTTCGTCTACGTGTTGCTAACGGCGTTTCGCGACTTTCGCGATAACTACGCGATTGAGATCTTGAAAGAGATCAACCTGGCGAAGATCCCTGGCATCTTCACTACCATCGAGTTTGTGATCGCCGTCGTCGTAACGCTTACGTTGGCCGGGCTCAGCTTTTTTCGCCGCAACAGCCATGCGCTGCTCGCCACCTTTGCGATCATGACGTTCGGCACAGTCATGCTGGGCGCATCGACGCTGTTGTGGAAGGCGGGCTGGCTCAATGGTCTTGCTTGGATGATCTTGGTTGGGCTCGGCGCGTATCTCGCCTATGTGCCTTACTCGGTCCTGTTTGAGCGAGTTTTCGCCGTCACGCGGGCAACCGGCTCGTCGGTCTTTGCGATCTATTTGATCGATTCGTGCGGCTATACCGGATCGGCCGCGATGCAGCTTTACAAAGACCTCTGGCACGCCGAGAAATCGCGCCTCAGCTTCTTTACCGACTTTGCCCTGGCGATGTCGGTCATCGGATTGGTCTCGTTACTCTATTGCGGGTGGTATTTCATTCGCGAAGAAAAGCGATCGCGCGAGAGCGTTCAGAATTCGTCTTCGCCAGCGGATGGCGAGCCTGCTTAG
- a CDS encoding class I SAM-dependent methyltransferase, which yields MATALELDPAKMESFAATFLDAMNGAATMLMSSIGHRTGLFDVMAEMPPATSEEIAFASGLNERYVREWLNALVAAKVIDYDRDERSYRLPPEHAALLTRAATPSNLASVAQWIAVLGYVETQVVDKFTHGGGVCYHEFHRFHDVMADESAQTTVAALLDHILPLVDGLTDKLEQGIDVLDIGCGSGQTLILLAERFPNSRFVGYDLCADAIVAGRSAIEDKDLPNLVLKVRDVSQLEERDRFDLVTAFDAIHDQAYPDKVLRNISGALRRDGIFLMQDIRASSYVEKNIDQPLGAFIYTISCMHCMSVSLAQGGMGLGAAWGEELAQEMLIGAGFAQVDIRQLEHDIMNNYYLARLG from the coding sequence ATGGCGACAGCTTTGGAACTAGATCCGGCGAAGATGGAATCGTTCGCCGCCACGTTCTTAGACGCGATGAATGGCGCCGCGACGATGCTGATGTCTTCGATCGGACATCGGACCGGGCTGTTCGACGTCATGGCCGAGATGCCGCCGGCGACCAGCGAAGAAATCGCGTTTGCGTCGGGCCTGAATGAACGCTACGTACGGGAATGGCTGAACGCGTTAGTCGCGGCCAAGGTGATCGACTACGATCGGGACGAACGTTCTTACCGATTGCCGCCCGAGCATGCGGCGCTGCTGACGCGAGCCGCGACGCCGTCCAACCTGGCGTCGGTCGCGCAGTGGATCGCCGTGTTGGGTTACGTCGAAACGCAGGTCGTCGACAAGTTCACCCATGGCGGCGGCGTCTGCTATCACGAGTTCCACCGCTTTCACGACGTCATGGCGGACGAAAGTGCGCAAACGACGGTCGCGGCGCTGCTGGATCACATCTTGCCACTGGTCGACGGTCTGACCGACAAGCTAGAGCAGGGGATCGACGTCCTCGACATCGGTTGCGGTTCGGGCCAAACGCTGATTCTGCTGGCCGAACGTTTTCCGAACAGTCGCTTCGTCGGCTACGACCTGTGCGCTGATGCGATCGTCGCCGGCCGGAGCGCTATTGAAGACAAAGACCTGCCCAACCTGGTGCTGAAAGTTCGCGACGTGTCGCAGTTGGAAGAGCGAGATCGCTTTGACCTGGTGACCGCGTTCGACGCGATCCATGATCAGGCCTATCCTGACAAGGTGCTGCGAAATATCTCCGGCGCATTGCGTCGCGACGGCATCTTTTTGATGCAGGACATTCGCGCCTCAAGCTATGTCGAGAAAAATATCGACCAGCCGCTGGGGGCGTTCATTTACACGATCTCGTGCATGCACTGCATGAGCGTTTCCCTCGCCCAGGGCGGCATGGGACTAGGCGCCGCCTGGGGCGAGGAGCTTGCCCAAGAGATGCTGATCGGGGCCGGTTTCGCCCAGGTCGATATCCGTCAGCTAGAGCATGACATCATGAACAACTACTACCTCGCCCGCTTAGGCTAA
- a CDS encoding metallophosphoesterase family protein — translation MPLFRRNFLQSLLGGGLALGAGAAAAAESTKTESPQGNPFRFAFLTDVHLPAGKPQIAARVARLVDGIQARPTSPSLFAFGGDCVMAVDGGQADDNVTAQFQGWRESVMERLAVPSVTCIGNHDIRWADKSSDQPASYAEKGKAIAAYDMPARYYSVDHGGWTFFSLDTYQRNGCEIDETQWDWFAAELKKSDKPAVVLTHAPLFSVTHFFEPSTDKGLGKGYVVPAGWSPQHLTKVRQLFREHPRVKLCLSGHMHTVDRVEVDNTTYICGGAVSGDWWNSGTYLDCPASWMEVKLYPDGSWAHEHHVWT, via the coding sequence ATGCCGCTATTTCGACGTAATTTTCTGCAGTCGCTGTTGGGCGGCGGTCTGGCCTTGGGCGCCGGCGCCGCAGCAGCCGCCGAGTCGACCAAGACCGAATCGCCCCAGGGCAATCCGTTTCGCTTCGCCTTTCTAACCGACGTCCACTTGCCGGCCGGCAAGCCGCAGATCGCCGCCCGCGTGGCTCGCCTGGTCGATGGCATTCAGGCTCGCCCGACTTCCCCTAGTCTGTTCGCCTTCGGCGGCGACTGCGTCATGGCGGTCGATGGCGGTCAGGCCGACGACAATGTTACCGCCCAGTTTCAAGGATGGCGGGAAAGCGTCATGGAGCGGCTTGCCGTCCCCAGCGTGACCTGCATTGGCAACCACGACATCCGCTGGGCCGACAAGTCGAGCGACCAGCCGGCGTCCTATGCCGAAAAGGGAAAAGCGATCGCCGCGTATGACATGCCGGCCCGGTACTACAGCGTTGATCATGGCGGCTGGACGTTCTTCTCGCTCGATACCTACCAGCGAAACGGCTGCGAAATTGACGAAACGCAGTGGGACTGGTTCGCCGCCGAGCTGAAAAAGAGCGACAAGCCGGCGGTCGTGCTGACGCATGCCCCGCTCTTCTCGGTCACCCACTTCTTTGAGCCGTCGACCGACAAGGGACTTGGCAAGGGATATGTCGTGCCGGCCGGTTGGTCGCCGCAGCACCTGACGAAGGTGCGGCAACTTTTCCGCGAGCATCCCCGGGTCAAACTTTGCCTCAGCGGCCACATGCACACGGTCGACCGGGTCGAAGTCGACAATACCACCTACATCTGCGGCGGCGCCGTCAGCGGAGACTGGTGGAATAGCGGAACCTATCTCGATTGCCCGGCCAGTTGGATGGAAGTGAAGCTCTATCCCGACGGTAGTTGGGCGCATGAGCATCACGTTTGGACGTAA
- a CDS encoding DUF1559 family PulG-like putative transporter — translation MNVKRMRPAFTLVELLVVIAIIGILIALLLPAVQQARAAARRMEAMNKLKQIGLATHNFHDVFGDLPPSIVTDTDLKYNRGSALLMILPYVEQAALGELAFDDGDFYVVYREPVSLYVNPTDWTNGGDGTLEDGSWGQYGVTGFAANYQALGHLNASEDMTKDFGSITDGTTNTLFYAEKFTRCETSTLYYNIWAYGDASWYEYNPVFAAYVTGAASKFQVNPSSGVPGATCNSLLAQSPRSSGILVSMGDGSCRHLAATIEDNVWWSLCTPDAGEVVTLD, via the coding sequence ATGAACGTGAAACGAATGCGACCGGCATTCACGCTCGTTGAATTGTTGGTCGTTATCGCCATCATCGGCATCTTGATCGCTTTGCTCTTGCCGGCCGTCCAGCAAGCCCGCGCCGCGGCGCGACGGATGGAAGCGATGAACAAGCTGAAGCAGATCGGCCTGGCGACGCACAACTTTCACGACGTCTTTGGAGATCTGCCGCCGTCGATCGTGACCGACACCGATTTGAAATACAATCGCGGTTCGGCGCTGCTGATGATCCTGCCGTATGTCGAACAGGCGGCGCTCGGCGAACTGGCGTTTGACGATGGCGATTTTTACGTCGTCTATCGCGAGCCGGTCTCGCTCTACGTCAATCCGACCGACTGGACCAACGGCGGCGACGGAACGCTGGAAGATGGCAGTTGGGGGCAGTATGGCGTAACCGGCTTTGCCGCCAACTATCAAGCCCTGGGGCATCTTAACGCCAGCGAAGACATGACCAAGGACTTCGGCAGCATCACCGACGGCACGACCAACACGTTGTTCTACGCTGAAAAGTTCACCCGGTGCGAAACGTCGACCCTCTACTACAACATCTGGGCGTATGGCGACGCCAGTTGGTACGAGTATAACCCGGTGTTCGCCGCCTACGTTACTGGCGCCGCCTCGAAGTTTCAGGTCAATCCATCGAGCGGCGTGCCTGGCGCCACGTGTAATTCGTTGCTGGCCCAATCGCCACGATCCAGCGGCATTCTCGTCTCGATGGGAGACGGCAGTTGTCGCCACCTGGCCGCCACGATCGAAGATAACGTTTGGTGGTCCCTCTGCACGCCGGACGCCGGCGAGGTGGTGACCCTTGACTAG
- a CDS encoding cupin domain-containing protein, with amino-acid sequence MKVQHFEQSAANAVHMEGATGCQVRQLINDKDGAPNFAMRQFEVAPGGHTPKHHHPYEHEVYVIAGNGVVLEGDQPREIKAGDVVYVAPDEVHQFQNVGASPLKFLCLVPNAANNAQFVAKPECAE; translated from the coding sequence ATGAAAGTTCAGCACTTTGAGCAGTCGGCCGCCAACGCGGTTCACATGGAAGGCGCAACCGGCTGCCAAGTTCGGCAGTTGATCAACGATAAGGATGGCGCCCCCAACTTTGCGATGCGGCAGTTTGAAGTGGCGCCTGGCGGCCACACTCCCAAGCATCACCATCCCTACGAGCACGAGGTTTACGTGATCGCCGGCAACGGCGTGGTGCTGGAAGGAGATCAGCCGCGAGAGATCAAAGCGGGGGACGTCGTCTATGTCGCGCCGGACGAAGTGCATCAGTTTCAGAACGTCGGCGCGAGCCCGCTGAAGTTCCTCTGCCTGGTTCCGAATGCGGCCAACAACGCCCAGTTCGTCGCCAAGCCGGAATGCGCCGAGTAG
- a CDS encoding adenylate kinase family protein — translation MRKYIIMGVQGCGKGTQAKMLCKAYELAHISVGDIFRWNIANHTKLAARVQRLIRQGELVSDEIVADVVKSRLAEHDWNFGYILDGFPRNAVQAEFFLESYDIDAVIHIVVPDDVVRERVLSRRLCTGCGLDYNLIHHRPRKKDVCDVCGAPLKQRADDTPSAVADRLQTYHEKTAPILDLFRRKELVLEVDGTQPAEGVYEEIQTKLGLKTA, via the coding sequence ATGCGAAAATATATCATCATGGGGGTCCAGGGGTGCGGTAAAGGGACGCAGGCCAAAATGCTATGCAAAGCGTATGAGTTGGCCCACATCAGCGTCGGCGACATCTTTCGCTGGAACATCGCCAACCACACCAAGCTGGCGGCTCGCGTTCAGCGTTTGATCCGCCAAGGAGAGTTGGTCAGCGACGAGATTGTCGCCGACGTGGTGAAAAGCCGCCTGGCCGAACATGACTGGAACTTTGGCTATATCTTGGACGGATTTCCGCGGAACGCCGTTCAGGCCGAATTCTTCCTCGAATCGTACGACATCGACGCCGTCATTCATATCGTCGTGCCGGACGACGTCGTACGTGAGCGGGTACTTTCGCGACGACTCTGCACCGGCTGCGGACTCGACTACAACCTGATTCATCATCGCCCCCGCAAAAAGGACGTCTGCGACGTGTGCGGCGCCCCGCTGAAACAACGGGCCGACGATACGCCGAGCGCCGTCGCCGATCGCCTGCAAACTTATCACGAAAAAACGGCGCCGATTCTCGATTTGTTCCGCCGCAAAGAACTGGTGCTGGAAGTCGACGGCACCCAACCAGCCGAAGGGGTCTACGAAGAAATCCAAACGAAGCTCGGTTTGAAGACGGCATAG
- a CDS encoding GNAT family N-acetyltransferase — protein sequence MPIRQVDTLNDAQLARLTELFQDLWWTPGRQLADVRGAVAHSSVVIALVDEEADDRLAGFCRLLTDFTYRAMLYDVVIAPDYRGQGLGKRLIGAVIAHPQLAAVDAIALNCAGDLIPFYERFGFEKQEPGVYSLLRKKIT from the coding sequence ATGCCCATTCGTCAGGTCGATACGCTCAACGATGCGCAGCTTGCGCGACTGACCGAACTGTTTCAAGATCTGTGGTGGACGCCGGGTCGGCAACTTGCGGATGTTCGGGGCGCGGTCGCTCATAGTTCGGTCGTGATCGCCCTGGTGGATGAGGAGGCCGATGACCGACTGGCCGGGTTCTGCCGCCTGCTGACCGATTTCACCTATCGGGCGATGTTATACGACGTCGTGATTGCCCCCGATTACCGCGGCCAAGGGCTGGGGAAACGTCTGATTGGTGCGGTAATTGCGCATCCCCAATTGGCCGCCGTTGATGCGATCGCCCTGAATTGCGCCGGCGATCTGATCCCGTTTTACGAGCGTTTTGGCTTTGAAAAACAGGAGCCGGGCGTTTATTCGCTGCTGCGAAAAAAAATCACGTAA
- a CDS encoding DUF1569 domain-containing protein, with the protein MAIEQFERHEGPHPPHPVLGYFSHDEWVGFHLRHSEHHLRFIREQEEM; encoded by the coding sequence GTGGCGATCGAGCAGTTCGAGCGACACGAAGGTCCGCACCCGCCCCATCCGGTGCTGGGATACTTTTCGCACGACGAATGGGTTGGCTTTCATTTGCGGCATAGCGAACACCATCTCCGGTTTATTCGCGAGCAAGAAGAAATGTAG
- a CDS encoding DUF1569 domain-containing protein has translation MPKIKTLTQLQKRLAKIAESPHETTGRWTAAQIFYHLAAAFEGSVEGLPPGYNVVARTLVAPVRWILTRVWFPAGIPIPAAIADKVAPPPEADLEEQYQRLLAVR, from the coding sequence ATGCCAAAAATCAAAACGCTCACGCAACTCCAAAAGCGACTGGCGAAAATCGCCGAGTCGCCGCATGAGACGACCGGGCGGTGGACCGCAGCGCAGATCTTTTATCATTTGGCGGCGGCGTTTGAGGGGTCGGTTGAAGGGTTGCCGCCGGGCTATAACGTGGTCGCCCGGACGCTTGTGGCGCCGGTACGGTGGATATTGACGCGGGTATGGTTTCCGGCCGGAATCCCGATTCCCGCGGCGATCGCCGACAAGGTCGCGCCGCCGCCAGAAGCCGATCTAGAGGAACAGTACCAGCGACTATTAGCAGTCCGTTGA